ggATGTGTGACTATGTATTGAGCTATATTTCGTGTAGctgaacattttttttccaaaaaaataaatatgtgcATGTACAATATATCGAATAAATATGTGCGGTGTAGCATGTATGCATGAGCTGAGCATGATGTATTGATGCATCCAAGTATCTAGCTACCGAGTGATAAAAATAAGTAGCTTATGTATGTACGTAGCTAATTGTTAGACATTGGTGAATGTTTACTTAACCATTAATTCCTTTCCGGTAGACGAAAGTACCCTAGCTAAAGCTTTTCTTGTTGAAAACATGTcctaataaattaaagaaaatgttATGTCTGGTCAGTTCTGTTCTTATCCTTGAATTATAACGATACagatatatatactaaagaCATTCGTTGGTTTCACAAGACACAGTGCATTAACATTCGATCTATTAAATATACCACATGCACATGATGAGTTGTCCGATTTGCTTCCGATGAactttattttaacaaaacccGAATGAGGtgattttacattttaaaaccATCAATTATCAGAAATCTGTTTTGTTGATAGTCTGATACAGCTATCTTAGTGAGCTGATTGTCGGCATGACTTAGCCGATAGTATAACTTTTTTcctcgtttttttttcaattatgatCAACATTTACATAGTTTGACGTtaattaatatgtaaaatataattaaactagAATATAGGTAGAATTGTCTGAGCAAACCAAACTCAACCCTATTTGTTAATGCAATTTACAATTAAAtcagaaggaaaacaaaattactatTTATACAGCATATAACAGCACAGTATTAATTTTCCGGGAACCTATAGGTTTCTATCATCTATCTTGCAATTACTTTGTCAACTTCAATACGTTGACCTACTTAGAGTTACGGACCACGCAACTTGCACTCAGTATCCCATTTTGTCAGAGGTTTTCTTATTCGATTAACTTTTCATATACAAACATACATGGTTATGTTTAAGGTGTCGTCTATATGTATTTGGTTTAATGtgtagtatttttcttttaagtctgGACTAGAGATTGATAATGTGATGTCACCGCACCATATTCGAAAATCACTACTTGTCATAAAAATATCTAGAAGTGGAGTTCACCACTTTTAATTAGCTTGCATAATTTTCCGagaccaaaaaacaaattattacatgtcttttaaatacattaaaatataaataatggtTAAAGAGGTGAACACGAAAagttagattaaaataaaaattaatcaaagaaagattaattaagaaaataatactatataatcTGACCCAAAAGAAATACTGTAGAAAGGATATGAAAAATCCTAAATTGGTAGGGCATAAAAGTTTTAATGTCATCCGCTCAAAAAGCAGAGAGAGGTCAGGGTCCCATAATAATTACCTCATTTTCATACGCATTCAATAATCTATCTATATGCACAGTGGCATAAGTGTCAGCCTTTACATATCTGTACACACACAGCTTCTAGATCCTCATTCATTCCAATCACAGATAGAGCTGATATTTTCAGCAAGAATCTTCTTTACCAGTTtctataaagaaacaaagaaaacatagaaaaaaatggGTATGCATTTTAGGGATAAAGCATGGATTTTTCTGGCAATTCTGTGTTTTTCATCATTGATTTACTCAACTGAAGCAGTGGTCACTTATGATCATAAAGCTTTGATCATCAATGGACAGAGAAGGATCCTTCTCTCTGGTTCTATTCACTATCCAAGAAGCACTCCTGAGGTACGTAAtctctaatttatatattaactaataacatatatataaacagtttatttatatatctacaTGCAAACTTTTATGGTtgtgaattataaaatttctgAATGCTTGCTTTGATTTTatgaacatttgtttttgttatctatCTTTCTGTATGTTGCTTATATAGTCTAGGCAATTTCATCGCACAGTTACATTTGTTTGTAAAGAAtaagttaaaagtaaaaaacttgTAGATGTTCTGTTTATGCAGATGTGGCCTGATCTTATACACAAGGCCAAAGAAGGAGGTTTGGATGTTATACAAACTTACGTTTTCTGGAGTGGACATGAACCTTCTCCTGGAAATGTAAGTTAAAGGAATTAAACAATTGTCTCACTTGACTCATAAGTCATATAAAATCTTAATGCTCTGTATATTTGTGATTGCTCCAGTATTATTTTGAGGATAGGTATGATCTTGTTAAATTCACCAAGCTGGTGCATCAAGCTGGTCTATATCTTGATCTAAGAATTGGTCCATACGTTTGTGCTGAGTGGAATTTTGggtaaatataataaacaaaagttttgcattttagaatatttttttcttctttcgaaTATatgactttataaatttataaaagatttatgattttttttacagGGGATTTCCGGTTTGGCTCAAATATGTCCCGGGTATAGTTTTCAGAACAGATAATGAACCTTTCAAGGTAAagaattgtaaaaataattaatttccaCTTTTATGTTTTCAGTCGTTTCtgattgacaaaattgtaacttGATGCGACAATGGAAAAGATTGCAATGCAAAAATTCACAAAGAAGATTGTGGATATGATGAAAGAAGAAAAGCTGTTTCAGACTCAAGGAGGACCCATCATTCTCTCACAGGTTGTGTTTTCTTTGCCTATTTGTTTTAAATTGATAGTAAAACTATAATAATGTGAATGCAAAAAATTGGACAGATAGAGAATGAGTATGGACCAATGCAATGGGAGATGGGAGCAGCAGGAAAGGCATACTCAAAATGGACAGCTGAAATGGCATTGGGACTGTCCACAGGTGTCCCATGGATAATGTGCAAGCAAGAGGATGCTCCTTACCCGATTGtatgtttctcttttcctttctctctattATTTACCTTGATTAGGATGTCccgttttggttttggttaaaCTTGGTTTAGATAGcatactaattaatttaatttaatgctAAAATTTTGTATGGTTGAGTTTGGTAGAGTTTCTATTTTAGTTTGCATTCTGCTTTTTGTTAACCTATTAATTTTGTTCCATTTATCAGTTTAATTTGTAGTTTGTTGAGAAAATAGCCGGTTACATTTAAGTTGGCCGGATAGCGTTATACATTATTATTAGATATAACTTTTCTTATGTCGGCAAGACGGCAATTAGATATTCTTAGAGAGAAGAACTTTgtatatttatagtattattattcttttgtcaTTAGTGGGTtaacttttgaatttttgtttggcctttatttttcttgaagtaaaaactttcttcttcttcttagataTTGTTGTCTTATCGCTATATAGTTACAATGAAATATCGTTTTCCCCTTTGATTTGATTGCCTTTGATGTATTTTTCCGTTTAAATTGCATGTGGCCACGCGGCCACGCcggccaaaaaacaaaaagaatccaTTCAACTTGTTTAACTTTCACAATTTTACGAAGTTTGTGTAACGTGGGTGTAAAAATTATACAACAGATAGACACATGCAATGGGTTTTATTGTGAGGGTTTCAAGCCAAACTCAGTCAATAAGCCGAAGTTGTGGACTGAGAACTGGACTGGTTGGTACGTCACATGGCTGTATTAAAGTTATGTACATCATCTTTCTCGTTTCTTTGTACATCAATTCTTTTTGTGATGATTTTCAGGTTCACGGAATTTGGAGGTGCAATACCAAACAGACCAGTCGAAGACATTGCGTTCTCTGTGGCTCGTTTCATACATAACGGTGGTTCTTTTATGAACTATTATATGGTAAGtttattaagtttatttaaatttttaaaataaaatacaattaaattatGGTTTAAGATTTAAATAAGACAATGCGCTGTGACAGTATTATGGAGGGACCAACTTTGATAGAACAGCTGGTGTTTTCATCGCCACAAGCTATGACTACGATGCTCCTCTCGATGAATATGGTAATTAATCACGTTCACCCAGTGGCGGATCCAGCCAAAATTTTGATGGgatgcaaaaaaaacaaaagcttgtTATAGATGGGATTTGAACTGCTTACCTCTTGATCTTAGTGGTGCATCCATTACCACTAGACCACTAAAGTTAGCAAGTTTAAtagaaaatcaaacattttttatattccaTCTGGTGCAACTGCACCCCTCTCAACCAACCTAGATCTGCCCTGCGTTCACCTGTCTATTCGATTTAATTACTATGCTAacgtttttgttcttatttgtGTCATTGTGTGTGGAATAGGATTACCTAGAGAACCCAAGTACAGTCACCTAAAAGAGTTACATAAGGTCATCAAGATGTGTGAACCTGCATTAGTCTCTGTTGATCCCACCATCACATCACTCGGAGATAAACAAGAAGTAAGTATGCGAATTTAACGAATTATGCAATGTACGTAATACTGAAGATAAGAAGCATAAAGAttcatacatttttattttattttgggccttttcttttgaaatgttTTCAGGCTCATGTGTTCAAGTCCAAGACTTCTTGTGCTGCATTTCTCTCGAACTACGACACGAGTCATCCGGCAAGAGTTATATTTGGGGGATTTCCGTATGATTTGCCTCCTTGGTCTATTAGTATTTTACCAGACTGCAAAACCGAGTATCACAACACTGCAAAGGTTAATAAACTAAAAGCTTATATAATTATGTTACATTGTTTAGGACCATCTTTTCACATGATAAACCGGTGCATTCAAATAGGGGAACAAGGTATCAATTCAAACGAAAATATTGAATATGTGATTTGTATTGAAGTTCctaatcttgaaaaaaaaaacttgacaaattatatacttttaatatacGGCTTTTATCAAATAGTTTAAGACAATTGATGATGCTATTGATCTTGACACATAGATATTTGTTCTTGATTCCGCATGTACATCATGTAATATAGATTCGTGTACCAAGCATACTTATGAAGATGGTTCCTACTAGCACGCGATTTTCGTGGAAATCGTATAACGAGGCAATCCCTTCTTCAAATGACGTTGGCACATTTGTTAAAGATGGTCTTGTGGAACAAATAAGCATGACCAGAGATAAAACAGATTATTTCTGGTATCTTACAGAGTGagtaaaatttttttaactctttgaCTTGTGATATCTCATTAATATTTTGCTGATTTACTGATCAAACTTggtaatgttttatgttgttttgcGAATATACTTAGCATTACAATTAGTCCTAATGAGAAGTTCGTGAAGACTGGTGATGATCCTCTCCTTACGATTTGTTCAGCTGGACATGCTCTTCATGTTTTCGTTAATGGCCAGCTTTcaggtaaaataaaaataaacttaagggtcaaaaatctctctcttctctattcaaacaaaaccttaaaacaTTCAGTTTCTTTGTTATAGGAACTTCCTATGGAGCACTGAGCAACTCGAAACTCACATTTAGTCAAAAGATCAAATTGCATGTAGGCATCAACAAACTTGCTCTGCTAAGTACTACAGTTGGTCTTCCGGTTAGTTTCGATCTTGTTTATGTTAACATACTTTCATTACCAGTTAGTTTGAGTCTTAAAAGCTTCTCTTGATTGACCATTCAGAGACCTTTTGCGTTCGCTTGAGAATGATTACGTTGTATATGAGTTTTGTggtcttcatttttttttcgcAGAACGCTGGTGTGCATTATGAGACTTGGAATACTGGTGTTCTAGGACCAGCCACATTGAACGGAGTTAACTCCGGAACATGGGACATGTCTAAATGGAAGTGGTCCTACAAGGTCCTCTTGAACAAGAGTTACTGAATCTTTTATACcaataacaaaattaatgtgttttcttattaattcccccttttttatgtgtttatctAGATTGGTACTAAAGGTGAAGCTATGAGCCTTCATACCACAACCGGGAGTTCTAATGTTGAATGGATAGAAGGATCATTCATGGCCAAGAAGCAACCCTTGACCTGGTACAAGGTACAAAATATTCTCTCAGTTtcttagagatatatatagatcTTAGACTTAGTTTTACGTCTAGAATGAGAGATGTGTTCATATCATATTCTTGATGTCTCTATGTGCAGTCTTATTTTGATACACCGGTAGGCAACGAACCATTGGCTTTGGACATGAACACGATGGGGAAAGGTCAAATTTGGGTAAATGGACATAACATTGGACGCCACTGGCCTGCGTACACAGCACGTGGGAACTGCGGACGTTGCAACTATGCTGGAATTTACAACGAGAAGAAATGTCTCAGTCATTGTGGAGAGCCTTCTCAAAGatggtgaagaaaaaaagaataccttatctttctcttctcctattacctaccttcttcttctttgctctaAAATCTAATTTTCTCACATGATTGGCTTACTAATGTTTCAGGTACCATGTGCCTCGTTCATGGCTAAAGCCGTTTGGGAACCTTCTAGTCATATTTGAGGAGTGGGGTGGTGACCCAAGTGGGATCTCTCTTGTAAAAAGAACAGCTAAATGAAATGAAGCCTTCCTACTTCATTTTTTTATCTGTACACAATCTGTGTGTAAACTACAAAAGCATACATAGATTCTTATGTACAGATACAATGGCAATAATTGGCTCATTAATTTGGAAAATTGTTCTATGTATCACTGCTCAAATACCTAAATATTATTGCAAGTgtataataaaccaaataaggCAAATCTTTGCTAATAATTATCCTGCTTACAAACAcaataatttcattttcttttatatcttCCTCCCATATCTAACAAGGCCTTATCCTACTACTACACACAGCTACACTTGACACcaaaaaaagatagatatgGACCATATGGTATGGCCGTATGGTTGTATCGTGTATCCATCCACCTCTCAACTAAAAGCATCAAATAAGCTGAAACACGATCTATCTCTTTCAGTACCGTCAGGTTTAAAGATTACCCACGTGTTTCCCGTTTACTATTCTTAAGACATTATTCAATTCTGCTCAACTCCTTTTTTGGTATCCACAATTCCATAAACGACAAAGAAGAACAATTCAATAAACCCATGCTGTCTCCAtacttaaattaaattaattaataaattgattCTTTTAACATACATGAATTGAAACCTAATCCTAATTACCATACTTTAAGTCCATTAGATAAATTACTTCATTATCTTCCTTAACTTAGAAGACTCCTAAATCTCAAAACTGTTCACTTCCTTTTAAACGAAtccaaaagaaagacaaaaaaaagcatCGTACACTTCGCCTCGTGATTAGGTTTCGAAATCTTTTGTTCTATAGGGTTTCGGATCTTAAGTGTTAGGCTCTAAACCCTTGAATCCATTCAAAATCTTTATCTTTATCTGTTTTCAATCAATTGGGTTAAGTTCTATAAAGGAAGGAACTTTGAATCCATGGGGAAGGAGAAGCTAGGGTTTTTCACTCTCTCGTTTCTTCTGATCTTGAATCTAGCACTGTGTAGATTCGTCGTGGAGAAGAACAACCTCAAAGTTACATCACCCGAATCGATCAAAGGTGTTTACGAATGCGCAATTGGGAATTTTGGAGTTCCTCAATACGGTGGTACTTTAGTCGGCACCGTCGTGTATCCCAAATCGAATCAGAAAGCTTGTAAAAGCTACACCGATTTCGATATCTCTTTCAAATCTAAACCTGGACGTTTACCCACTTTTGTCCTCATCGATCGTGGAGGTTCGATTTCGATCTCTGTATTAAAGTTCTTACCTTTTTTAGTTGTTCCCTTAATTGGGTTGATGAAAGATCTGTTTTTTGATTCGGTTTTGGAACAGATTGTTATTTCACTTTGAAAGCATGGATAGCTCAACAAGCAGGAGCAGCAGCGATACTTGTGGCTGATAGTAAAGCTGAGCCTTTGATTACAATGGACACACCTGAAGAAGAGAAATCTGATGCGGACTATCTTCAGAACATTACTATTCCTTCTGCTCTCATTACTAAATCATTGGGAGACAGTATCAAGTCTGCGCTTTCAGGTGGTGATATGGTTAACATGAAGCTAGACTGGACTGAGTCTGTTCCGCATCCTGATGAGCGTGTTGAGTATGAGCTCTGGACGAACAGCAATGACGAGTGTGGGAAGAAGTGTGATACTCAGATTGACTTTCTCAAGAATTTCAAAGGAGCTGCTCAGATTCTTGAGAAAGGAGGGCATACTCAGTTCACGCCTCATTATATTACTTGGTATTGTCCTGAAGCTTTTACGTTGAGTAAACAGTGTAAGTCTCAGTGCATNNNNNNNNNNNNNNNNNNNNNNNNNNNN
The Camelina sativa cultivar DH55 chromosome 6, Cs, whole genome shotgun sequence genome window above contains:
- the LOC104791541 gene encoding beta-galactosidase 2 isoform X1, whose translation is MGMHFRDKAWIFLAILCFSSLIYSTEAVVTYDHKALIINGQRRILLSGSIHYPRSTPEMWPDLIHKAKEGGLDVIQTYVFWSGHEPSPGNYYFEDRYDLVKFTKLVHQAGLYLDLRIGPYVCAEWNFGGFPVWLKYVPGIVFRTDNEPFKIAMQKFTKKIVDMMKEEKLFQTQGGPIILSQIENEYGPMQWEMGAAGKAYSKWTAEMALGLSTGVPWIMCKQEDAPYPIIDTCNGFYCEGFKPNSVNKPKLWTENWTGWFTEFGGAIPNRPVEDIAFSVARFIHNGGSFMNYYMYYGGTNFDRTAGVFIATSYDYDAPLDEYGLPREPKYSHLKELHKVIKMCEPALVSVDPTITSLGDKQEAHVFKSKTSCAAFLSNYDTSHPARVIFGGFPYDLPPWSISILPDCKTEYHNTAKIRVPSILMKMVPTSTRFSWKSYNEAIPSSNDVGTFVKDGLVEQISMTRDKTDYFWYLTDITISPNEKFVKTGDDPLLTICSAGHALHVFVNGQLSGTSYGALSNSKLTFSQKIKLHVGINKLALLSTTVGLPNAGVHYETWNTGVLGPATLNGVNSGTWDMSKWKWSYKIGTKGEAMSLHTTTGSSNVEWIEGSFMAKKQPLTWYKSYFDTPVGNEPLALDMNTMGKGQIWVNGHNIGRHWPAYTARGNCGRCNYAGIYNEKKCLSHCGEPSQRWYHVPRSWLKPFGNLLVIFEEWGGDPSGISLVKRTAK
- the LOC104791541 gene encoding beta-galactosidase 2 isoform X2; the encoded protein is MEKIAMQKFTKKIVDMMKEEKLFQTQGGPIILSQIENEYGPMQWEMGAAGKAYSKWTAEMALGLSTGVPWIMCKQEDAPYPIIDTCNGFYCEGFKPNSVNKPKLWTENWTGWFTEFGGAIPNRPVEDIAFSVARFIHNGGSFMNYYMYYGGTNFDRTAGVFIATSYDYDAPLDEYGLPREPKYSHLKELHKVIKMCEPALVSVDPTITSLGDKQEAHVFKSKTSCAAFLSNYDTSHPARVIFGGFPYDLPPWSISILPDCKTEYHNTAKIRVPSILMKMVPTSTRFSWKSYNEAIPSSNDVGTFVKDGLVEQISMTRDKTDYFWYLTDITISPNEKFVKTGDDPLLTICSAGHALHVFVNGQLSGTSYGALSNSKLTFSQKIKLHVGINKLALLSTTVGLPNAGVHYETWNTGVLGPATLNGVNSGTWDMSKWKWSYKIGTKGEAMSLHTTTGSSNVEWIEGSFMAKKQPLTWYKSYFDTPVGNEPLALDMNTMGKGQIWVNGHNIGRHWPAYTARGNCGRCNYAGIYNEKKCLSHCGEPSQRWYHVPRSWLKPFGNLLVIFEEWGGDPSGISLVKRTAK
- the LOC109133341 gene encoding vacuolar-sorting receptor 1-like, which codes for MGKEKLGFFTLSFLLILNLALCRFVVEKNNLKVTSPESIKGVYECAIGNFGVPQYGGTLVGTVVYPKSNQKACKSYTDFDISFKSKPGRLPTFVLIDRGDCYFTLKAWIAQQAGAAAILVADSKAEPLITMDTPEEEKSDADYLQNITIPSALITKSLGDSIKSALSGGDMVNMKLDWTESVPHPDERVEYELWTNSNDECGKKCDTQIDFLKNFKGAAQILEKGGHTQFTPHYITWYCPEAFTLSKQCKSQ